The Cynocephalus volans isolate mCynVol1 chromosome 2, mCynVol1.pri, whole genome shotgun sequence genome window below encodes:
- the LOC134370857 gene encoding thymosin beta-4-like, whose amino-acid sequence MSDKPNMAEIEKFNKSKLKKTETQEKNPLPSKEMIEQEKKARES is encoded by the coding sequence ATGTCTGACAAACCCAATATGGCTGAGATAGAGAAATTTAATAAGTCaaaattgaagaagacagaaaCGCAAGAGAAAAATCCTCTGCCTTCCAAAGAAATGATCGAACAGGAGAAGAAAGCACGTGAGTCGTAA